GGGACGAACTACGCACGTTCCTGGTGGAAACGCTGGTACAGCTGCTGGAGACCACCTATCCGGCAGTGGTCGCGCAGCGGACTTCCTGAATACGGCGACCCCGCCGTCCCGGTGACCAGCAGGCTGGTGCCGACGAGGAAGCCCGCGAAGACGACCCACCAAGGCGCTTTCCGACCAGCGGCACCGCAAAACCAGCGCCCCGGATCGGCCCGCTGAACGCCCCCGGTGAGCAACGACGGGTCCGCTAACGCTTCCCCTGGGCACGGCGGGCGTACGCGGCCGGTGTGGTTCCGGTCCAGCGCTTGAACGCGTAGATGAAGCTCGATGCCTCGGCATAGCCCAGCCGCAGCGCGACATCGTCGACCGACAGCGCGCCGGTGTCCAGCAGTTCCTCGGCGAGCGTCTGCCGGACTTCGTCGAGCAGCTGCCGGTAGCCGGTGCCCGCCTCGGTCAGCCGGCGTCGCAGCGTCCGGGTGCTGAGGGTGAGCTGACGCGCGATCTCGTCCATCCCGGCGTCCGCGCCGCCGAGCCGCACCAGCCGCTCCCGCACCAGCTGCGGCACGCCGGACCGGGCACGCCGACGGGCGACCAGCGCGTCGCATTGCGCGGCGCACAACGCCACGGTCTGCTCGTTCGCCTGCGGGAGCGGACGATTGAGCAGATCCGGCTCGAATGTCGCGCGGTGCTCGGCCGCGCCGAAAAACGGCACCGTCCCGAAGGCGGTCCGATAAGACTCCACATAGGACGAACCCTGGAAGGTGAATTCCAGTTGCCGCAGCGAGATCCCGGGCAGCAGGTCCTGCATCACGGTGTAGATCGCGGACAGGTCGCGCAGCACGAGGAACCGCGCGACGTCGGCGGGCACCCGGGAATCGTCGAGCACCAGGCCGAGGCCGGCGTCGCTCAGCTCGACGTGCGGAATGCAGAAGGTGA
This sequence is a window from Amycolatopsis benzoatilytica AK 16/65. Protein-coding genes within it:
- a CDS encoding AraC family transcriptional regulator is translated as MSELAAPSIRDWDYPRGTASVLLMHQFAAERGAELPGVPVAELRAPDRQLDARQELAVVRALLSAVGSGDDVALSLGCRYRVTTFGIFGFACISSPTMRDAMVFALRYLDLSFTFCIPHVELSDAGLGLVLDDSRVPADVARFLVLRDLSAIYTVMQDLLPGISLRQLEFTFQGSSYVESYRTAFGTVPFFGAAEHRATFEPDLLNRPLPQANEQTVALCAAQCDALVARRRARSGVPQLVRERLVRLGGADAGMDEIARQLTLSTRTLRRRLTEAGTGYRQLLDEVRQTLAEELLDTGALSVDDVALRLGYAEASSFIYAFKRWTGTTPAAYARRAQGKR